A window from bacterium encodes these proteins:
- a CDS encoding GIY-YIG nuclease family protein — MLREQRLRRWWVYIVPKGENFYVGITTDPPNRLRQHSSPTSFYVKGPLERDQAIRLEKKLKKCTRLEKWALIREFSQQE, encoded by the coding sequence ATGTTGCGAGAACAGAGATTGCGTCGATGGTGGGTCTATATAGTTCCCAAAGGTGAGAACTTCTATGTTGGGATCACCACAGACCCACCAAATCGACTCAGACAACACAGTAGTCCCACTTCCTTCTACGTCAAGGGTCCCCTTGAAAGAGACCAGGCCATTCGTTTAGAGAAAAAACTGAAAAAATGCACGAGACTGGAGAAGTGGGCCCTCATTAGAGAGTTCTCGCAACAAGAGTGA